One Nocardiopsis gilva YIM 90087 genomic window, CAGAACCCCGGCCGGGTCCCGCGTGCAGGACACGGGCCCGGTCAGGGCGCCGGCATCGCCGCGGCCTCGTCCCGACCCCGGCACGCCAAGGCGTCGGCGCGGTCGTTGCCCGGGTCGCCGCTGTGGCCCTTGACCCACCTCCATTCGATGTCGTAACGGGTGGCGGCCGCATCCAGGCGCTTCCACAAATCGGCGTTCTTCACCGGCTTCTTGTCGGCGGTCTGCCAGCCCCGGCCCTTCCAGGCGTGGATCCACTTGGTGATCCCGTTGCGCACATAGGTGCTGTCGGTGTGCAGGTGGACGGGGACCGGGCGCGTCAGGCCCTCCAGCGCCATGATCGCCGCCATC contains:
- the rnhA gene encoding ribonuclease HI, which encodes MDTSGGTAPGTGAVEIYTDGACSGNPGPGGWGVVLRYGAHEKELYGGEAETTNNRMELMAAIMALEGLTRPVPVHLHTDSTYVRNGITKWIHAWKGRGWQTADKKPVKNADLWKRLDAAATRYDIEWRWVKGHSGDPGNDRADALACRGRDEAAAMPAP